The Daucus carota subsp. sativus chromosome 9, DH1 v3.0, whole genome shotgun sequence genome window below encodes:
- the LOC108201980 gene encoding E3 ubiquitin-protein ligase PUB22 has translation MDFPLDFRCPISMELMKDPVTISTGVSYERKHIEKWFHSYHKKTCPATMQNLDNFDVTPNHTLKRLILAWSTGCSSSSSSPKSSVKNEEFVALLNAIDSSCPFIVSSLQKLRSIVQMSEEIKRDFRRCGGVKVLVEIVVQILIENSDFMTFRACEEALGVLHELPLSEDDETVLLLSKPECVKAMAIMLQRGSAQSRFCTISIFHKMARVDYDWKYVVEDQGIDFFKALLELASDEMGTKASSCALQVLIDILTSSKKSRLKAIEAGAMCTLIELLPDSSRSKCEKVLELIKLLCKCADGRLAFIEHGIGIAAITKKMLHVSFVSTKNVVKILWLVCSFNPTNIRVIEEMLFYGSVLKLEALLHIDGGSSTKDKVVKLLKLHGSSWMRYPCFPCELKDFLSLSA, from the coding sequence ATGGATTTTCCTCTAGATTTCAGATGTCCTATATCCATGGAGCTGATGAAAGATCCTGTTACAATCTCCACAGGTGTTAGTTACGAGCGCAAACACATCGAAAAATGGTTTCATTCTTACCATAAGAAGACTTGTCCGGCAACAATGCAGAATTTGGATAACTTTGATGTCACTCCAAACCATACCCTCAAAAGGCTTATTCTTGCATGGAGTACTGGTTGTTCATCATCCTCTTCGTCTCCCAAAAGCTCGGTCAAGAACGAGGAATTTGTGGCGTTGCTGAATGCAATTGACTCGTCGTGTCCTTTTATTGTAAGTTCACTTCAGAAACTCCGGTCCATTGTGCAAATGAGTGAGGAAATAAAGAGAGATTTCAGAAGATGTGGAGGTGTCAAAGTTCTTGTGGAAATTGTTGTTCAGATTCTGATTGAGAACTCGGATTTCATGACTTTTAGAGCTTGTGAGGAGGCCTTGGGTGTTCTGCATGAACTCCCTTTGTCAGAAGACGATGAAACTGTCTTGTTATTATCCAAGCCGGAGTGTGTCAAAGCCATGGCTATTATGCTTCAAAGAGGAAGTGCTCAGTCCAGGTTTTGCACTAtttctatatttcataaaatggCTCGAGTTGATTATGACTGGAAATATGTTGTTGAAGATCAAGGGATCGACTTTTTCAAGGCTTTGCTGGAGCTTGCATCGGATGAAATGGGCACCAAGGCAAGTTCATGTGCTCTACAAGTCCTAATTGATATACTCACTTCATCTAAGAAAAGCCGGTTAAAGGCCATTGAAGCCGGTGCAATGTGTACTCTAATCGAGCTCCTCCCTGATTCAAGTCGATCAAAGTGTGAGAAAGTTCTGGAATTAATCAAATTGCTATGCAAATGTGCTGATGGCAGGTTGGCTTTTATCGAACACGGGATTGGTATAGCTGCAATAACAAAGAAAATGTTGCATGTATCCTTTGTTTCTACAAAAAATGTGGTGAAAATATTATGGTTGGTTTGCAGTTTTAATCCGACCAACATCAGGGTTATTGAAGAAATGTTGTTTTACGGCTCAGTGTTGAAGCTTGAGGCCTTGTTGCACATAGATGGAGGATCCTCCACTAAAGATAAAGTTGTCAAGTTATTGAAGTTGCATGGGAGTTCATGGATGCGTTACCCTTGTTTTCCTTGTGAATTAAAGGATTTTTTGAGCTTAAGTGCTTGA
- the LOC108200717 gene encoding transcription termination factor MTERF4, chloroplastic, producing the protein MRSLLRKRLHFDSILRNPFYVYPQNLLDCMNSIHKPRQNPCFQEPGVSRIRPFSAQPSKFPEYEMPTVTWGVVQGRKEKLVSRVIVCDYLKGIGIIPDELEQLELPSTVDVMRERVEFLQKIGLTIDDINEYPLMLGCSVRKNVIPVLGYLEKVGIQRQKLGEFIKNYPQVLHASVVVELVPIVKFLRGLDVEKQDIGYVLMKYPELLGFKPEGTMSTSVAYLVSIGVNPRDIGPMVTQYPYFLGMRVGTMIKPLVDYLVSLGLPKKVLARMFEKRAYVLGYNLEDTVKPNVDCLISFGIRKEALPSVIAQYPQILGLPLKAKLSSQQYFCNLKLKIDPEGFARVIEGMPQIVSLNQNVIMKPVEFLIGRGISPEDVAKMVVKCPQLIASQVGLMKNSFYFFKSETGRPLRELVEFPEYFTYSLESRIKPRYHRLKSKGIKCSLGWFLNCSDQRFEERLQANYIEAESAGPSFYMGGKLELPGNDIVSDDNDDESDDEILYRRTVSL; encoded by the coding sequence ATGAGGTCTCTTTTGCGAAAAAGATTGCATTTTGATTCAATCCTGAGAAACCCATTTTATGTTTATCCCCAAAACTTGCTTGATTGTATGAATAGTATTCATAAACCCCGCCAAAACCCATGTTTTCAAGAACCTGGGGTTTCAAGAATTAGGCCCTTTTCAGCCCAACCCAGTAAATTCCCTGAATATGAAATGCCAACTGTGACATGGGGTGTCGTTCAAGGGCGTAAAGAGAAACTTGTTTCTCGGGTTATAGTTTGTGATTACTTGAAGGGAATAGGGATTATTCCTGATGAGTTAGAGCAATTAGAGTTGCCTTCTACTGTTGATGTGATGCGTGAAAGGGTTGAGTTCTTGCAAAAGATTGGGTTGACTATTGATGATATTAATGAGTATCCGTTGATGCTTGGTTGTAGTGTGCGGAAAAATGTTATTCCAGTGTTGGGGTATTTGGAAAAGGTTGGGATTCAAAGACAGAAACTTGGAGAGTTTATTAAGAACTATCCGCAAGTTCTTCATGCTAgtgttgttgttgagcttgttccGATTGTTAAGTTTTTGAGGGGGCTTGATGTGGAGAAGCAAGATATTGGTTATGTGCTTATGAAGTATCCGGAATTGTTGGGGTTTAAACCAGAAGGGACGATGAGTACATCGGTTGCATATTTAGTTAGTATTGGAGTTAATCCGAGAGATATTGGACCTATGGTGACACAATATCCTTACTTTTTGGGAATGAGAGTTGGTACGATGATTAAGCCTCTCGTGGATTATTTAGTTTCCTTGGGTTTGCCTAAAAAAGTGTTAGCGAGGATGTTTGAGAAGCGAGCTTATGTACTTGGTTATAATCTTGAGGACACAGTGAAACCAAATGTGGACTGTTTGATAAGTTTCGGAATACGAAAAGAAGCTCTTCCTTCTGTTATTGCGCAGTACCCTCAAATTCTTGGGCTTCCTTTAAAAGCTAAACTGTCTTCACAACAATACTTCTGTAACTTGAAGCTCAAGATTGATCCGGAAGGGTTTGCTCGTGTTATTGAGGGAATGCCTCAGATTGTTAGCCTCAATCAAAATGTCATTATGAAACCTGTCGAGTTCTTGATCGGAAGAGGtatttctcccgaagatgtggCTAAAATGGTTGTTAAATGCCCCCAATTGATTGCTTCACAAGTTGGTCTCATGAAAAACAGTTTTTACTTTTTCAAGAGTGAAACAGGGAGGCCATTGAGAGAGCTTGTGGAATTTCCCGAGTACTTTACTTACAGCTTAGAATCAAGGATCAAACCAAGGTATCATCGATTAAAAAGCAAAGGGATTAAATGTTCCTTGGGCTGGTTCCTTAACTGCAGTGACCAGAGATTTGAAGAAAGGCTGCAGGCAAATTATATCGAGGCAGAGAGTGCTGGTCCATCATTTTATATGGGTGGGAAATTGGAATTACCTGGAAATGACATTGTATctgatgataatgatgatgagaGTGATGATGAAATACTTTATCGACGCACTGTTTCTCTGTAA